The DNA region CTAGAGGCTGCCAAGAACCCTACCCAAGAAAGGGCCTGATTTTCGCCAGCATCAGAACGCAAGCGGCCACGAAATGAAAGCCGATCAGGGTGGAAGAAAGGCGTTCCAGATCTCGCCCCAGGCGACGAAAGCGTGACAACCAGGCCAGGGAACGCTCGACCACCCAGCGCCTCGGAAGCAGCACGAAGCCACGTGAAGCGTCTGAACGCTTCACGACCACCAGCTCGATGTTGCTCTGCCTGGCTGCCTCCTGAGTCGCTTGTCCGGTATAGCCCTGATCCACGAAGGCGACCTCCAGCATGCCGCCAGTGATCTCTTGTGCTTCCCGGCACAGGTCAAAGACCTGTGCCCGATCCTGTTCATGCGCTGGGGACGTCATCAGGGTGACGAGGTGGCCCAGCGTATCGACGACCAGGTGAACTTTGGTGCCCTTGCGCCGCTTGGCTCCGTCATACCCGGCACGATGGCCGCTCTCTGGCGTGC from Deinococcus radiopugnans ATCC 19172 includes:
- a CDS encoding IS5 family transposase; translation: PSDVDDETYHFLLPYLALSPEHAPQRKYPLRDVLNALLWMSRTGAQWAYLPHDFPPPEIVRSQAQRWFAAHCFENAVHDLRLFTRVQQQRGGEPTAIIVDSRTLQSTPESGHRAGYDGAKRRKGTKVHLVVDTLGHLVTLMTSPAHEQDRAQVFDLCREAQEITGGMLEVAFVDQGYTGQATQEAARQSNIELVVVKRSDASRGFVLLPRRWVVERSLAWLSRFRRLGRDLERLSSTLIGFHFVAACVLMLAKIRPFLG